Proteins from a genomic interval of Verrucomicrobium sp.:
- the atpG gene encoding ATP synthase F1 subunit gamma: MANTRDIRRRIKSVKNTAQITKAMQMVAATKMRRSQTRALAGRPYAERLERVASHLSEQVIGVSHPLLTPRPVKKRAVLLLSTDRGLCGSLNTNLFREVIHHDKAENVYVTIGRKGRQLVPRLKHSGGQGKANLLADFEVKDNFAFAETKAVAQFLIDRYLAGEIDAVDVAYNHFVNALTQKPVIAPLLPIGRLPEAEPAPVSGEHAVYLCEPPAEDLLHGFLPFVVHFQVYQYLLDARASEHSARMVAMKNATENAKTLVKDLTLEYNKARQAAITTELLEITTAQLAIS, translated from the coding sequence ATGGCCAACACCCGCGACATCCGCCGGCGCATCAAGTCGGTCAAGAACACCGCCCAGATCACCAAGGCGATGCAGATGGTCGCCGCCACCAAGATGCGGCGGTCCCAGACGCGCGCCTTGGCCGGCCGCCCCTACGCCGAGCGGCTGGAGCGCGTCGCCTCCCACCTGAGCGAGCAGGTCATCGGGGTTTCCCACCCCCTGCTAACCCCCCGCCCGGTCAAGAAGCGCGCCGTCCTCCTCCTCTCCACCGACCGCGGCCTCTGCGGCTCCCTCAACACAAACCTCTTCCGCGAAGTCATCCACCACGACAAGGCGGAGAACGTCTACGTCACCATCGGCCGCAAGGGGCGCCAGCTCGTCCCCCGCCTGAAGCACTCCGGCGGGCAGGGCAAGGCCAACCTCCTGGCCGACTTCGAGGTCAAAGACAACTTCGCCTTCGCGGAGACCAAGGCCGTCGCCCAATTCCTCATCGACCGCTACCTGGCCGGGGAGATCGACGCCGTCGACGTCGCCTACAACCACTTCGTCAACGCCCTGACGCAGAAGCCCGTCATCGCGCCGCTCCTGCCCATCGGCCGCCTCCCTGAGGCCGAACCGGCCCCCGTCTCCGGCGAGCACGCCGTCTACCTGTGCGAGCCCCCGGCGGAAGACCTCCTCCACGGGTTCCTGCCCTTCGTCGTCCACTTCCAGGTCTACCAGTATCTGCTGGACGCCCGCGCTTCCGAGCACAGCGCCCGCATGGTCGCCATGAAAAACGCCACGGAAAACGCCAAGACCCTGGTAAAGGACCTGACCCTGGAATACAACAAGGCCCGCCAGGCCGCCATCACCACCGAGCTGCTGGAAATCACCACCGCCCAGCTCGCCATCAGTTAA
- the atpA gene encoding F0F1 ATP synthase subunit alpha, translating to MDGVLKIEGLGNVAMNELIEFTGAKRNEDGAQYAVVLNMEETEVGAIVLGDFSGIRAGDEVRATGKLLQVPVGKELLGRVVDSLGQPIDGKGPIAAGAAYPVEKIAPGIIKRRSVSQPVQTGIMAIDAMIPIGRGQRELIIGDRATGKTTIAIDTMINQAQINRAQEGKPGFRPIYSIYVGVGQKNSNIARVIEALTKADALKYTIIVSASASESATNQYLAPFAGAAMGEWFMDNGMDALIVFDDLSKHAVAYRQVSLVLKRPSGREAYPGDVFYLHSRLLERSARLSEKAGDGSLTALPIIETQAGDVSAYIPTNVISITDGQIYLETDLFYQGIRPAVSVGLSVSRVGSAAQIKAIKQVAGKLKLDLAQFRELAAFAQFGSDLDAATKAKLDRGARIVEIFKQPAYSPYPVEVQVAILWAVQNNYFDAVPVDKVKDAQNKLAEQLKLRHETLLAAIRDKAAIDDATAAQLKEAVSAWAESVKA from the coding sequence ATGGACGGCGTGCTCAAGATCGAAGGCCTCGGCAACGTGGCCATGAACGAGCTGATCGAATTCACCGGCGCCAAGCGCAACGAGGACGGCGCCCAATACGCCGTCGTGCTCAACATGGAAGAGACCGAAGTCGGCGCCATCGTCCTGGGCGACTTCAGCGGCATCCGCGCGGGCGACGAAGTCCGCGCCACCGGCAAGCTCCTCCAGGTCCCCGTGGGCAAGGAACTCCTCGGCCGCGTCGTCGACTCCCTGGGCCAGCCCATCGACGGCAAGGGCCCCATCGCCGCCGGCGCCGCCTACCCGGTGGAAAAAATCGCCCCCGGCATCATCAAGCGCCGCTCCGTCTCCCAGCCCGTGCAGACCGGCATCATGGCCATCGACGCCATGATCCCCATCGGCCGCGGCCAGCGCGAGCTCATCATCGGCGACCGCGCCACCGGCAAGACCACCATCGCCATCGACACGATGATCAACCAGGCGCAGATCAACCGCGCCCAGGAGGGCAAGCCCGGCTTCCGCCCCATCTACTCCATCTACGTCGGCGTCGGCCAGAAAAACTCCAACATCGCCCGCGTCATCGAGGCCCTCACCAAGGCCGACGCGCTGAAATACACCATCATCGTCTCCGCCTCCGCCTCGGAAAGCGCCACCAACCAGTATCTGGCCCCCTTCGCCGGCGCCGCCATGGGCGAATGGTTCATGGATAACGGGATGGACGCCCTCATCGTCTTCGACGACCTCTCCAAGCACGCCGTGGCCTACCGCCAGGTCTCCCTGGTCCTGAAGCGCCCCTCCGGCCGCGAAGCCTACCCGGGCGACGTCTTCTACCTCCACTCCCGCCTCCTGGAGCGCTCCGCGCGCCTCTCCGAGAAAGCCGGCGACGGCTCCCTCACCGCCCTGCCCATCATCGAGACGCAGGCCGGCGACGTCTCCGCCTACATCCCGACGAACGTCATCTCCATCACCGACGGCCAGATCTACCTGGAAACCGACCTCTTCTACCAAGGCATCCGCCCGGCCGTCTCCGTCGGCCTCTCCGTCTCCCGCGTCGGTTCCGCCGCGCAGATCAAGGCCATCAAGCAGGTCGCCGGCAAGCTCAAGCTCGACCTGGCCCAGTTCCGCGAGCTGGCCGCCTTCGCCCAGTTCGGCAGCGACCTGGACGCCGCCACCAAGGCCAAACTCGACCGCGGCGCCCGCATCGTCGAAATCTTCAAGCAGCCCGCCTACAGCCCCTACCCCGTCGAGGTGCAGGTGGCCATCCTCTGGGCCGTGCAGAACAACTACTTCGACGCCGTCCCCGTCGACAAGGTGAAGGACGCCCAGAACAAGCTCGCCGAACAGCTCAAGCTGCGCCACGAGACCCTCCTGGCCGCCATCCGCGACAAGGCCGCCATCGACGACGCCACCGCCGCCCAGCTGAAGGAAGCCGTCTCCGCCTGGGCGGAGAGCGTCAAAGCCTGA
- a CDS encoding F0F1 ATP synthase subunit delta translates to MRIDREARREARKLYRSCLENGRLSEALLRAVIGKVAEEKPRGYLAILHRLKKLAEIEVAQRTHTVESAVELPDKGASLLKGLEERFGAPLAVEYKVDPTLLGGVRLRVGSQLWDGSVRQRLRALTLS, encoded by the coding sequence ATGCGCATCGACCGCGAAGCCCGCCGCGAGGCCCGCAAGCTCTACCGCTCCTGCCTGGAGAACGGGCGGCTCTCCGAGGCCCTCCTGCGCGCCGTCATCGGCAAGGTCGCGGAAGAAAAGCCCCGCGGCTACCTGGCCATCCTCCACCGGCTCAAGAAACTGGCGGAGATCGAAGTCGCCCAGCGCACCCACACCGTCGAGTCCGCCGTCGAGCTGCCGGACAAAGGCGCCTCCCTCCTCAAAGGCCTGGAAGAGCGCTTCGGCGCCCCCCTGGCCGTCGAATACAAGGTCGATCCCACCCTCCTGGGCGGCGTCCGCCTCCGCGTGGGCAGCCAGCTGTGGGACGGCTCCGTCCGCCAGCGCCTCCGCGCCCTCACCCTTTCCTAA
- the atpF gene encoding F0F1 ATP synthase subunit B — MIPTSLFLAQAQAEPGIVSGLAGTFYSMGVDGPRLLSQIFLFVIVALCLKRFAYQPILAILEQRQATIKESLENAARVKEELAAAQTQRAALLAEANEKANAIVAEAKQIADLQSQKQQQETARQIEASLAAARAATEQERERMLRELRGEVLRLVVDATGRATGKVLTADDQKRIQDETLAATSRN; from the coding sequence ATGATCCCCACCTCCCTCTTCCTGGCCCAGGCCCAGGCCGAGCCCGGCATCGTCAGCGGCCTCGCCGGCACCTTCTACAGCATGGGCGTCGACGGACCGCGCCTCCTCTCCCAGATTTTCCTCTTCGTCATCGTCGCGCTCTGCCTCAAGCGCTTCGCCTACCAGCCCATCCTCGCCATCCTCGAGCAGCGCCAGGCCACCATCAAGGAAAGCCTGGAGAACGCCGCCCGCGTGAAGGAAGAGCTGGCCGCCGCCCAGACCCAGCGCGCCGCCCTGCTGGCCGAAGCCAACGAGAAAGCCAACGCCATCGTCGCCGAGGCCAAGCAGATCGCCGACCTCCAGTCCCAGAAACAGCAGCAGGAAACCGCCCGCCAAATCGAGGCGAGCCTGGCCGCCGCCCGCGCCGCCACCGAGCAGGAGCGCGAGCGCATGCTGCGCGAGCTGCGCGGCGAAGTCCTGCGCCTGGTCGTCGACGCCACCGGCCGCGCCACCGGCAAAGTCCTCACCGCCGACGACCAGAAGCGCATCCAGGACGAGACCCTGGCCGCCACGTCCCGGAACTAA
- a CDS encoding ATP synthase F0 subunit C, which translates to MIAPFLSEITGNLHAGLALLGVAIGIGLVGAKFVESVGRNPGARNTVLVFAILSIALVESIFFYALFLVK; encoded by the coding sequence ATGATCGCTCCCTTCCTCTCGGAAATCACCGGCAACCTCCACGCGGGCCTCGCCCTTCTCGGCGTCGCCATCGGCATCGGCCTCGTCGGCGCCAAGTTCGTCGAGTCCGTCGGCCGCAATCCCGGCGCCCGCAACACCGTCCTCGTCTTCGCGATCCTTTCCATCGCGCTCGTCGAGTCCATCTTCTTCTACGCGCTCTTCCTCGTTAAGTAA
- a CDS encoding F0F1 ATP synthase subunit A — translation MFLAAVAAASTSAPEHAGGLPMAAPILFHLGPLVITNSMLVAWIVAALLIIGAQLATRKIKAVPSGAQNLAEWVVESLLSFLTDILGAALAKRTFWFLATLFVFILGLNWFGLLPGVGTIGYGEGEHWYHLEMVRPFLRGANADLNLPLAMSLVFFVLWTYWAFATNGPAGVAKHIFGSKGDFAGIVGLLMALVFLAVGVLEVISILIRPIALTFRLYGNVYGGEVMIDAMMSVVPWLSWLIPLPFYFYELLVGAVQALVFCLLCAVFIAMMCRHDDEHATEEGGHH, via the coding sequence ATGTTTCTTGCCGCTGTTGCCGCCGCCTCGACCTCCGCGCCCGAGCACGCCGGGGGCCTGCCGATGGCCGCCCCCATCCTGTTCCACCTTGGCCCCCTGGTCATCACCAACTCGATGCTGGTGGCCTGGATCGTCGCCGCGCTCCTGATCATCGGCGCGCAGCTGGCCACCCGCAAGATCAAGGCCGTCCCCTCCGGCGCGCAGAACCTGGCCGAGTGGGTCGTCGAAAGCCTCCTTTCCTTCCTGACCGACATCCTGGGCGCCGCCCTGGCCAAGCGCACCTTCTGGTTCCTGGCCACCCTCTTCGTCTTCATCCTGGGGCTCAACTGGTTCGGCCTCCTGCCGGGCGTCGGCACCATCGGCTACGGCGAGGGGGAGCACTGGTACCACCTGGAAATGGTCCGCCCCTTCCTGCGCGGCGCCAACGCCGACCTGAACCTCCCCCTGGCCATGTCCCTGGTCTTCTTCGTCCTCTGGACCTACTGGGCATTCGCCACCAACGGCCCCGCCGGCGTGGCCAAGCACATCTTCGGCTCCAAGGGCGACTTCGCCGGCATCGTGGGCCTCCTCATGGCCCTCGTCTTCCTGGCCGTCGGCGTGCTGGAAGTCATCTCCATCCTGATCCGCCCCATCGCCCTGACCTTCCGTCTCTACGGCAACGTCTACGGCGGCGAGGTCATGATCGACGCCATGATGAGCGTCGTCCCCTGGCTCTCCTGGCTGATCCCCCTGCCCTTCTATTTCTACGAGCTGCTGGTCGGCGCCGTCCAGGCGCTGGTCTTCTGCCTCCTCTGCGCCGTCTTCATCGCCATGATGTGCCGGCACGACGACGAGCACGCCACCGAGGAGGGCGGCCACCACTAA
- the rpsB gene encoding 30S ribosomal protein S2, giving the protein MAKVDVKELMEAGVHFGHRTQRWNPKMKPFIFEARNGIYVIDLNQSAKQLEVAANFLRELSAEGKKVLFVGCKKQAQQVVQDLAQRSGSCYVAERWLGGTLTNLTTIRKSVARMRAIDELEKSGGFDKMHKKELAALKRESVKLHRNLDGLKDLDKPPAALVIVDMVHEGIAVQEARRLKIPIVAIVDTNADPELADYPIAGNDDAIRSIRVMLESLNDAIIEGKARRGVTPAGSEEKDQDLARSAAPADEVAMTGVSA; this is encoded by the coding sequence ATGGCAAAGGTCGACGTCAAAGAGTTAATGGAAGCCGGGGTGCACTTCGGCCACCGCACGCAGCGGTGGAACCCCAAGATGAAGCCCTTCATCTTCGAGGCCCGCAACGGCATCTACGTGATCGACCTCAACCAGTCGGCCAAGCAGCTGGAAGTCGCCGCCAATTTCCTGCGCGAGCTCTCCGCCGAGGGGAAGAAAGTCCTCTTCGTCGGCTGCAAGAAGCAGGCCCAGCAGGTCGTCCAGGACCTGGCCCAGCGCAGCGGTTCCTGCTACGTCGCGGAGCGCTGGCTCGGCGGCACCCTGACCAATCTGACCACCATCCGCAAGTCGGTCGCCCGCATGCGCGCCATCGACGAGCTGGAGAAGAGCGGCGGCTTCGACAAGATGCACAAGAAGGAGCTGGCCGCCCTCAAGCGCGAGAGCGTCAAGCTCCACCGCAACCTCGACGGCCTCAAGGATCTCGACAAGCCGCCCGCGGCCCTCGTCATCGTCGACATGGTCCATGAAGGCATCGCCGTCCAGGAAGCCCGCCGTCTGAAGATTCCCATCGTCGCCATCGTCGACACCAATGCCGATCCGGAACTGGCCGACTATCCCATCGCGGGTAATGACGACGCCATCCGCTCCATCCGCGTGATGCTGGAGTCCCTCAACGACGCCATCATCGAAGGCAAGGCCCGCCGCGGCGTGACCCCCGCCGGCTCCGAGGAGAAGGACCAGGATCTGGCCCGCTCCGCGGCCCC